The genomic stretch GAGAATCAAGACATTGAAAGATGATCTTCTGGCCGGCAATAAAGGATTTACCTTCGTCGAATTGACATTGGTTATCCTTCTCCTGGGGTTCATCCTCCTCCTGACTTTCCCGAATTTCCGTGAATCCATCGCGCCCCGGGACTTGAAAAAGGCCGTTTTGGGTTTTGTCGGAACCCTGAGGTATACTCAGAGTCA from Deltaproteobacteria bacterium encodes the following:
- a CDS encoding prepilin-type N-terminal cleavage/methylation domain-containing protein → MKDDLLAGNKGFTFVELTLVILLLGFILLLTFPNFRESIAPRDLKKAVLGFVGTLRYTQS